The Acetivibrio saccincola genome window below encodes:
- a CDS encoding UPF0236 family transposase-like protein has protein sequence MIVREIYEKIIPEIEKKVAEGLSNGSGFSELAAIVHEWVNKLGVRILEQIAEDADKAFKDSAERKRHWQIVRKDTRGILTAMGQVNITRNYYRHKKTGEYSHLVDEVLKLPAYDRTDEGLKADLILKASGMSYSKAGRSNSYAEVSRQTVMRCIREAGTLVHVPECSKKKSVPVLYVEADEDHVAHQDGQNRQAKLVYVHEGAKRNGKRCELQNVHYFASTSTDTESLWTEVLEYIDQTYELDQIERIYIAGDGAGWIKENT, from the coding sequence ATGATTGTACGTGAAATTTACGAAAAAATCATCCCCGAAATTGAGAAAAAAGTGGCGGAGGGATTGTCAAACGGGTCAGGATTTTCAGAACTGGCAGCCATAGTACATGAATGGGTAAACAAACTGGGGGTCCGAATCCTTGAACAGATAGCAGAAGATGCAGATAAAGCGTTCAAGGACTCAGCAGAAAGGAAACGACATTGGCAAATTGTCCGGAAAGATACACGCGGGATACTGACAGCCATGGGGCAAGTGAATATCACAAGGAATTATTACCGTCATAAAAAGACCGGAGAATATTCACACCTGGTGGATGAAGTATTGAAGCTTCCAGCCTATGACCGAACAGATGAGGGACTGAAAGCTGATCTGATATTAAAGGCATCGGGTATGTCCTACAGCAAAGCCGGAAGATCGAACAGTTATGCCGAGGTGAGCCGACAGACAGTTATGAGGTGCATAAGAGAGGCAGGAACGCTGGTACATGTTCCTGAATGCAGCAAGAAAAAGTCGGTACCGGTCTTATATGTTGAAGCAGATGAAGACCATGTGGCCCATCAGGACGGTCAGAACAGACAAGCAAAGTTAGTGTACGTACATGAAGGAGCCAAGCGAAATGGAAAGCGGTGTGAGCTTCAGAATGTTCACTATTTTGCGAGCACAAGCACAGATACTGAATCCTTGTGGACAGAAGTTTTGGAATACATAGACCAGACTTATGAGTTGGATCAGATAGAGAGGATTTATATAGCCGGTGATGGAGCTGGATGGATCAAAGAAAACACATGA
- a CDS encoding SMI1/KNR4 family protein: MKATFEVLEKLLSAYCIESFGNSEEEIAEKEAESGIKFPKSLRDYYKKFGKCNYITKSCNNQYEPLLR, translated from the coding sequence TTGAAAGCAACTTTTGAAGTATTGGAAAAGCTTTTATCTGCTTATTGTATTGAAAGCTTTGGAAATTCAGAGGAGGAAATTGCAGAAAAGGAAGCTGAATCAGGGATTAAATTTCCTAAATCGCTTAGAGATTATTATAAAAAATTTGGAAAGTGTAATTATATAACTAAAAGTTGCAACAATCAATATGAACCGTTGCTACGATAG
- a CDS encoding MerR family transcriptional regulator translates to MDIIRLKKIVILRKIGLSVNDILDIFDGAKTMAEVLGENIVNLQKQINELNGAKNLTCKMLEDKVEIASFDADLYWNIIVEEEKKGNTFIDIAKDIFHIEKKIVTSYFSWTSVDGEIYDSFLKIILNVVVVAVIAGCILCMSRGNWNIKNFLGGIIGIITILLVEAILSVSFYFLGKKYVWIRENRKKALVITCLIICVVLLIISNIPV, encoded by the coding sequence ATGGATATTATACGATTAAAGAAGATTGTTATTCTTCGCAAGATAGGTCTATCCGTTAATGATATATTGGATATTTTTGATGGAGCAAAAACAATGGCAGAGGTACTTGGAGAGAATATTGTTAACCTTCAAAAACAAATCAACGAGTTGAATGGTGCAAAGAACCTGACTTGCAAGATGTTAGAAGATAAGGTTGAAATAGCTTCCTTTGATGCTGATTTGTATTGGAATATCATTGTTGAAGAAGAGAAGAAAGGAAACACTTTTATTGATATTGCAAAGGATATTTTTCACATAGAGAAGAAAATTGTAACAAGTTATTTTAGCTGGACATCTGTTGACGGTGAAATTTATGACTCTTTTCTAAAGATTATTTTAAATGTAGTGGTTGTTGCGGTTATTGCAGGATGTATTCTATGTATGTCAAGAGGGAATTGGAATATTAAAAATTTCTTAGGTGGTATCATTGGAATCATAACTATTTTGTTGGTGGAAGCTATTCTTAGTGTTTCTTTTTATTTTCTTGGAAAGAAATACGTATGGATTCGGGAGAATAGAAAAAAGGCTTTGGTTATAACATGTCTAATCATATGTGTTGTGCTTCTAATTATTAGTAATATTCCAGTGTAG
- a CDS encoding LPXTG cell wall anchor domain-containing protein → MRKIYMNWYLVTGVVLVIFGLYILLKKRKKNKEYDVVFWVTENEKLHVDSNIEYEQQYIHAAVAFIIKIAWVFSSSNAFVADQIYRRLYYMSESTIQMISLSEVPKNQKFKISLIGTSFTTKLPLIGDLYIMEGVFCFLAFVYDIINPENKEKLLLILKKLVPYVENVDSSIRGLLNLNSIMLGILNDIFSK, encoded by the coding sequence GTGAGGAAGATTTATATGAATTGGTATCTTGTTACCGGGGTAGTTCTAGTAATATTCGGTTTGTATATTTTATTAAAAAAAAGAAAAAAGAACAAAGAATACGACGTTGTTTTTTGGGTAACTGAAAATGAAAAATTGCATGTTGATTCAAATATAGAGTATGAGCAACAGTATATACATGCAGCAGTAGCATTTATTATTAAAATAGCTTGGGTATTTTCAAGTTCAAATGCATTTGTTGCAGATCAAATATATAGAAGGCTTTATTACATGAGTGAAAGCACTATTCAAATGATATCTCTATCGGAAGTTCCAAAAAATCAAAAATTTAAAATCTCTCTTATAGGAACTTCATTTACAACAAAACTCCCACTAATAGGAGATTTGTATATTATGGAAGGTGTTTTTTGCTTTCTAGCTTTTGTTTACGATATTATAAACCCTGAAAACAAGGAAAAGTTATTATTAATACTGAAAAAGTTAGTGCCTTATGTCGAAAACGTTGATTCAAGTATACGTGGACTATTAAATCTTAATTCAATTATGCTGGGAATCTTGAACGATATATTTAGTAAATAA
- the istB gene encoding IS21-like element helper ATPase IstB produces the protein MVELEHARSILSELGLATASELLDAKIEDAMHKELSTLAFVARDENVIFPGPPGVGKTHLAVGLAMQALRSGMTVYYTSLAHLIADLKKAAQQDRLSRRWQVYTRPDILIIDEVGYMQLERTSAELLFRVICSRYENGSIILTSNKYFGDWGELMNDTVIATAILDRLLHHSHIINIRGESYRLKDRLKGGVRVVPPADISVKGNSKNA, from the coding sequence ATGGTTGAACTGGAACATGCCCGAAGCATCCTTTCCGAGCTTGGGCTCGCAACAGCCTCAGAACTCCTGGATGCAAAGATTGAAGATGCAATGCATAAAGAGTTATCAACGCTCGCTTTCGTCGCAAGAGATGAGAATGTGATATTTCCAGGTCCTCCGGGTGTTGGGAAGACTCATCTTGCAGTAGGTCTGGCGATGCAAGCCCTAAGGTCTGGTATGACGGTATACTATACCAGCCTGGCACATCTCATAGCAGACTTGAAAAAAGCAGCACAACAAGACAGGCTTAGCCGCAGGTGGCAAGTATATACCCGGCCAGATATACTGATCATTGATGAAGTAGGATATATGCAGTTGGAGCGTACATCAGCGGAATTGCTTTTCAGGGTCATATGCTCAAGGTACGAAAATGGCAGTATAATACTTACCAGCAACAAATACTTTGGCGACTGGGGCGAGCTTATGAATGATACAGTAATAGCTACAGCTATACTGGACAGATTACTGCACCATTCGCACATCATAAACATAAGGGGTGAGAGCTACAGACTAAAAGACAGACTAAAAGGCGGGGTCAGGGTCGTGCCTCCGGCCGATATATCGGTGAAGGGTAACTCGAAAAATGCGTGA
- the cas10 gene encoding type III-A CRISPR-associated protein Cas10/Csm1 produces the protein MNKISYRTVCFASLLHGIGEFFTRDLTISADKSFYIYELLNDENCRKLSKFLDADLLKDILFHYSVPGYNMQNSVSKKCIRIIDIAGRLSNKDANEDIKSNAEHEYLNCIFSRLDIGNGLPRASAYRHVPLEPDAIFPFDPNSGDTRKSDDETILQREFCTYWNKALAEAKTVEMLYQMLLRILERYTWCIPLDGQSEIADISLYDHLRLTSAIAACLCKKHSEDPQFDERLMEDDSHDSFILAEGDFSGIQKYIFGGISEKQGGMAKKLRARSFVIASLVNLAARALIDRCDVPASCILMNSGGNFFILLPNTESVKTKLTDFQNEIDKKLFDTFQGGVALHIAYTCMCGNDFGSFGDKIRETKEQLAIRKRQPYASLLHNDGRWTEAQPFSTDAYEKKLGICKGCGNEFAEFETEDGPIGRRCKQETEIGRHLVKTKVITLIRSDMGLLSLGDWSVLPYGAEGEIYALKSDDSDYLLAPLWRQANHVPANSKRILTFEEISDKSEGVNWLGYLKADVDRLGMLFTVGFRKETGENFGNIARIASLSRMMEIFFSEWLDRFVERKFPECYIVFSGGDDLFIIGPWNQIISLAIQIRRSFSDFTGGNPNTTLSCGISFSPVRLPVAYAARSAERALDRAKEEHSFLHPTGRDQVCMFDHVMKWKYVHKVMKAADNVVGWVRDGKLTTGDVRRMRKYAEMFEQYTASGGQDTKGLRYAGHLSYDIGRKMSENRKRLDIQVKKFMESLRDISQEGLIHHLGVVCDFALLMNRKKGE, from the coding sequence ATGAATAAGATTAGTTACAGGACTGTTTGCTTTGCCTCTCTCCTGCATGGTATCGGGGAATTCTTCACACGAGATTTGACAATATCTGCAGACAAATCGTTCTATATCTATGAGCTGCTTAACGATGAGAATTGCAGAAAACTAAGCAAGTTTCTGGATGCTGACCTTCTGAAAGATATATTGTTCCATTATTCTGTGCCCGGATACAACATGCAAAACAGTGTATCAAAGAAGTGTATCAGGATAATCGACATAGCTGGCAGGTTATCAAATAAAGATGCCAATGAAGACATCAAATCAAATGCCGAGCATGAATATCTGAACTGCATTTTCTCCAGGCTTGACATAGGGAACGGGTTACCCAGGGCTTCAGCGTATAGGCATGTACCCCTGGAGCCGGATGCGATATTTCCTTTCGATCCGAATTCTGGCGATACACGTAAAAGCGATGATGAAACAATATTACAGCGTGAATTCTGTACATATTGGAATAAAGCACTGGCAGAAGCTAAAACAGTTGAAATGCTTTATCAGATGCTGCTCAGGATACTGGAGCGGTATACATGGTGTATTCCCCTGGATGGACAGTCAGAAATCGCCGACATCTCACTGTATGATCATCTCCGGCTTACTTCCGCAATCGCGGCATGTCTCTGCAAAAAACACAGTGAAGATCCGCAGTTCGATGAGAGGCTGATGGAAGATGATTCCCATGACAGTTTTATACTCGCGGAGGGAGATTTCTCAGGGATACAGAAATATATTTTCGGCGGGATATCGGAAAAACAGGGCGGCATGGCCAAGAAACTCAGGGCGCGCTCCTTTGTTATTGCTTCACTCGTCAACCTGGCGGCAAGGGCGCTGATCGACCGTTGTGATGTGCCGGCTTCCTGCATTTTGATGAATTCGGGCGGTAACTTTTTCATTCTGTTGCCTAATACCGAATCGGTCAAAACAAAACTGACGGACTTCCAGAATGAAATCGACAAAAAACTGTTTGACACGTTCCAGGGCGGTGTGGCCCTTCATATAGCCTATACCTGCATGTGCGGGAATGACTTTGGATCTTTCGGCGATAAGATACGAGAAACAAAGGAGCAACTTGCCATCAGGAAAAGACAGCCATATGCCAGCCTTTTGCATAATGACGGGCGTTGGACCGAAGCACAGCCTTTCAGCACTGACGCTTATGAAAAGAAACTGGGGATCTGCAAAGGATGCGGAAATGAATTTGCCGAGTTTGAAACAGAGGATGGCCCTATAGGTCGGCGCTGCAAACAGGAAACAGAGATTGGCCGCCATTTGGTCAAGACAAAGGTCATCACTCTTATCCGGTCTGATATGGGCCTGTTATCGCTTGGCGATTGGTCTGTGCTTCCATATGGGGCTGAAGGTGAGATATATGCACTCAAAAGTGATGATTCGGATTATTTACTGGCTCCGCTGTGGCGCCAGGCCAATCATGTGCCTGCTAATTCAAAAAGGATTCTTACGTTTGAAGAAATATCAGACAAATCGGAAGGTGTGAACTGGCTGGGATACCTGAAAGCTGATGTAGACAGGCTGGGAATGCTTTTTACCGTTGGTTTCAGGAAAGAAACCGGAGAAAATTTCGGAAATATTGCCAGGATCGCATCGCTGAGCCGCATGATGGAGATTTTCTTCTCTGAATGGCTGGATAGGTTTGTTGAAAGGAAGTTTCCTGAGTGTTACATAGTTTTTTCAGGCGGAGATGACCTTTTTATCATAGGACCGTGGAACCAGATCATATCACTGGCTATTCAGATTCGCCGGTCTTTCTCCGATTTCACAGGCGGCAATCCCAACACCACGCTTTCCTGCGGCATTTCTTTCAGCCCGGTCAGATTACCGGTAGCATATGCTGCCCGCAGTGCGGAGCGTGCTCTGGACCGTGCAAAGGAAGAGCATTCATTCCTGCATCCAACGGGACGTGACCAGGTATGTATGTTCGATCATGTAATGAAGTGGAAATATGTGCACAAGGTAATGAAGGCGGCAGACAATGTTGTTGGATGGGTGCGTGACGGTAAATTGACTACTGGGGATGTAAGGCGCATGAGGAAATATGCAGAGATGTTTGAGCAGTATACAGCTTCCGGTGGTCAGGACACGAAAGGACTCAGATATGCAGGTCACCTGTCTTATGATATAGGACGCAAAATGAGTGAAAATAGAAAAAGATTGGATATACAGGTCAAGAAATTTATGGAATCATTACGTGATATATCGCAGGAAGGCCTTATCCATCATCTGGGTGTGGTTTGCGATTTTGCTCTGCTAATGAACAGGAAGAAGGGGGAGTGA
- the csm2 gene encoding type III-A CRISPR-associated protein Csm2, with protein MRDNFNHGKVSYGGQHGKGSSFKDLSGLKNLLGDMNKQYVENYYNELKKGYFTPNGVLKKDFIILYPDIIADNLSSGRMTYTQIRNFYDYVLIAANTYRYAKDAGDDSDETKEKLLLKIKRLDGMITYALARDNPSVTEEFRRFILANVEVCNTIEDVVNGFLPHFEAIVGYFKYRNPKSK; from the coding sequence ATGCGGGACAATTTCAACCATGGCAAAGTATCATATGGCGGCCAGCATGGAAAGGGCAGTTCCTTTAAGGATCTGTCCGGGCTTAAAAACTTGCTTGGCGATATGAACAAACAGTATGTCGAGAACTACTACAATGAGCTTAAGAAAGGATACTTTACGCCCAACGGAGTGCTTAAGAAGGATTTTATCATATTGTATCCTGATATCATTGCCGACAACCTTTCGAGTGGCCGGATGACCTATACACAGATCAGAAATTTTTATGATTATGTGCTTATTGCTGCAAACACTTACAGATATGCAAAAGATGCGGGAGACGACTCGGACGAAACCAAAGAAAAGTTACTTCTCAAAATCAAAAGGCTGGACGGGATGATCACTTATGCATTGGCACGTGACAATCCATCGGTTACAGAAGAATTCCGGCGGTTTATTTTAGCCAACGTCGAAGTGTGTAACACTATTGAAGATGTGGTGAATGGTTTTCTGCCTCATTTCGAGGCGATAGTGGGTTATTTCAAATACAGGAATCCAAAAAGCAAATAA
- the csm3 gene encoding type III-A CRISPR-associated RAMP protein Csm3, with the protein MQLSKVYKITGEIVCISNLHIGGSKDSIGIGTMDNPVIKHPITSDPYIPGSSLKGRMRCNMERRLGRYGTSREGKAEPCNCGKCIVCKVFGTLRNSGIGPTRLIVRDSPMTEESKEKGRRFMDEEGKSIYGVKHETAIDRKTGAALGGSLRPIEFVPADTVFKLEMNLQIYDEDNENEMLNFVKRALKSLEETYIGGMGSRGYGQIRLRNLKLNDEPFGLESVSF; encoded by the coding sequence ATGCAATTATCGAAAGTTTATAAAATCACCGGAGAGATCGTGTGTATAAGTAATTTGCATATTGGCGGCAGCAAAGACAGCATTGGCATCGGCACAATGGACAATCCGGTAATCAAGCACCCTATTACATCCGATCCCTACATTCCGGGTTCATCCCTGAAGGGGAGGATGCGCTGCAATATGGAAAGACGTCTTGGGAGATATGGAACCTCAAGAGAAGGAAAAGCAGAGCCGTGCAATTGTGGAAAATGCATTGTTTGCAAGGTTTTCGGGACACTGAGAAATTCCGGGATAGGTCCTACAAGGCTTATTGTAAGGGATTCTCCAATGACGGAAGAATCAAAGGAAAAAGGCAGGAGATTTATGGATGAGGAAGGCAAAAGCATTTATGGCGTAAAGCATGAAACCGCGATAGACAGAAAAACAGGCGCAGCACTCGGGGGTTCATTGAGGCCGATCGAATTTGTGCCTGCAGATACAGTTTTCAAACTGGAGATGAACTTGCAAATATATGACGAAGATAATGAGAACGAAATGCTCAATTTTGTGAAAAGAGCGCTGAAAAGCCTGGAAGAAACCTATATTGGCGGGATGGGCAGCCGCGGGTACGGCCAGATCAGATTGCGTAATCTTAAGCTGAATGATGAGCCGTTTGGACTTGAATCGGTCAGCTTCTGA
- the csm4 gene encoding type III-A CRISPR-associated RAMP protein Csm4, with product MHSDTLFGSICWAVLYLEGEDRLKLLLQNCKENKPAFIFSNGFPRGFLPRPAGGNYTTGFSETSSKSEIMDYMKTAKKIKKISYIPLDDIQKIILGEKIPLYSCEQPEEASIHWTTHNTIDRKTGTSLEGGLFRELYRWDGDLDVYVMAEEEWQPLLVRCLELISFWGYGGGASRGRGAFEIEEICEAGFKTPEDPNAYMTLSRCIPTPEMPVPCQYRLDVKYGRFGQDRGRVGYPLKKPVLMLEPGAIFWGKPPECGWCGTMAGELSDEYSDALQCGLSIILPCKIEPPEWGA from the coding sequence ATGCATTCTGATACATTGTTCGGGAGCATCTGCTGGGCTGTTCTTTACCTGGAGGGAGAGGACAGGCTCAAACTCCTGTTGCAGAATTGCAAAGAGAATAAGCCTGCGTTTATATTTTCGAACGGCTTTCCACGAGGATTTCTTCCGCGTCCTGCCGGCGGGAATTACACCACAGGATTTTCTGAAACCAGTTCAAAATCAGAAATAATGGATTACATGAAAACAGCAAAGAAAATAAAGAAGATAAGCTATATTCCATTGGATGATATACAGAAGATCATACTCGGGGAGAAGATTCCCCTGTATAGTTGCGAACAGCCGGAAGAAGCCAGTATTCACTGGACAACCCACAATACTATTGACAGAAAAACAGGGACATCCCTGGAAGGTGGCCTGTTTCGGGAATTGTACCGTTGGGATGGGGATCTGGATGTATATGTTATGGCGGAAGAGGAGTGGCAGCCTTTGCTAGTGCGTTGCCTTGAGCTTATAAGCTTTTGGGGATACGGCGGGGGAGCATCCCGCGGAAGAGGGGCTTTTGAAATAGAGGAGATATGTGAGGCCGGGTTTAAAACACCTGAAGATCCGAATGCTTATATGACTCTTTCCAGATGCATTCCAACACCGGAAATGCCTGTGCCCTGCCAATACAGGCTAGATGTGAAATATGGCCGTTTCGGACAGGATCGCGGAAGGGTCGGTTACCCGTTAAAAAAACCGGTGCTTATGCTGGAGCCGGGAGCTATATTCTGGGGGAAGCCGCCTGAATGTGGCTGGTGCGGCACGATGGCAGGGGAACTATCTGATGAGTACAGCGATGCTTTACAGTGTGGATTGTCAATCATCCTGCCCTGCAAAATTGAACCGCCGGAATGGGGTGCATGA